CGGGTCGCGATTGTCGGTTCCGGTCTCGCTGGCCTTACCGCTGCGGTAGATCTTGTCGATGCGGGCCATGAGGTGAACCTCTACGAGGCACGCCCATTTATGGGCGGCAAGGTGGGCAGCTGGGAAGACCCCGATGGCAACCACATCGAAATGGGGCTCCACGTCTTCTTCTTCAACTACGCCAATCTCTTCGCCTTGATGAAGAAGGTTGGGGCCTTCGAAAATCTTTTGCCAAAAGATCACACCCACTTGTTCGTGAATGAGGGAGGTGACTTGCGTGAACTTGATTTTCGCTTCCCGATTGGCGCCCCGTTTAACGGCTTAAAGGCGTTTTTCACGACACCTCAGCTCAGTTGGATCGACAAGCTGCGCAACGCCTTAGCGCTTGGCACCAGTCCAATCGTGCGTGGGCTGGTGGACTACGAGGGCGCGATGCGTACGATCCGCGCTTTGGATTCAGTCAGCTTCCAGGATTGGTTTGTGGGCCATGGCGGGAGTCCTGAGAGCATCCGTCGCATGTGGAATCCGATTGCTTACGCGCTGGGATTCATCGATTGCGAAGCGATATCGGCCCGCTGCATGCTCACGATTTTCATGATGTTTGCTTCGAAAACCGAAGCATCGAAGCTGAATCTGCTCAAGGGGTCACCCCATCGCTGGCTCACAGGTCCAATCCTGGATTACATCCAGGCCCGTGGCGCCAAATTGCATTTGCGCCATCGAGTGAAGGATGTTCAGTTCTCGGATGGTGAAAATCCTGTCGTGACGAGTCTTCTGTTGGGAACACCTGAGGGTGATACCACTGTTGAAGCCGACATCTATTTAGCTGCGTGTGATGTTCCGGGTATCCAGAAGCTATTGCCTGAGGCTTGGCGCAAATTCCCTCAATTTGAGGCGATTCACCAGCTTGAAGCCGTACCAGTGGCCACAGTGCAGCTGCGTTACGACGGTTGGGTAACGGAACTCAATGATGAGCATGAGAGCCAACGTCGGGATCTCAAGAACCCCACCGGTTTAAACAACCTGCTTTACACCGCAGATGCGGATTTCAGCTGCTTTGCTGATCTCGCACTCGCTAGCCCAGAGGATTACCGCAAAGAGGGTGAGGGGTCGCTCTTGCAATGTGTTCTCACACCAGGTGATCCTTGGATCCCTAAGTCGGTGGATGAAATTGTTGCCCATACAGATCGCCAGGTGCGGGCTCTTTTCCCATCAGCCCACAACCTCAAGCTCACCTGGAGCAATGTTGTGAAGCTGGCCCAATCGCTTTATCGAGAGGCTCCTGGGATGGAGCCCTATCGCCCCGACCAGCGCACGCCCATCGGAAATTTCTTTTTGGCTGGCAGCTACACGAAGCAGGACTACATCGATTCCATGGAAGGGGCCACGATGAGCGGCCATTTGGCGGCTGCTGCCATCCTTGATCAGCCGGTCAGGTTGGCGACCAACGCAGCGGTGGCCTAGATGGGACGTTGGCTAGAGAACACAGTGACAACGGAGGTCCAGGCTTCTGCAGACAAGGTTTGGGCGGTATGGAGCGACCTTGAGGCAATGCCGAAGTGGATGCGTTGGATCGAATCGGTGAAAACCCAGAAAGATGATCCGGATCTCACCGATTGGATTTTGGCTGCCCAGGGTTTTCGATTCACCTGGAAAGCGCGGATTACCCAGCGGGTGGAAGAGCAACAACTCCATTGGGCATCGGTCGGCGGGCTGCCCACCAAGGGTGCGGTGCGCTTTTATCCCCAGACGCCCGACTGCACCGTTGTGAAGCTGAGCGTGAGTTACGAACTGCCCAGGGTCTTGGCACCGTTGATGGAGCCAAGCATCTTGGGTGGGATTGTGACGAAGGAGCTTCAGGCGAACCTTGACCGTTTCCGTGATTTGGTGGAAGTCGTCGACTAATGCACGCTTGATGCATTCTCTTGGATGGCTGGTGCTTGCCCTTGGCCTTTCGTCCTGTGGAGACCAAGCGTCCATGGCCCCCTCTGCTGAACAAAACGTCCCACCTTTGGCTCTGCAGTCCCAGCAGAGCAGTGCAGCATCACCGCTGCCGCCGTTGATTCCCGGGGCGACCGGTTTAAAGCCACTACCGACAGCTCAGCAAGTTCAAGCTGCGGTCCCTTCGGGCCGTGCTGATCCTTTTAGCCCCCTACCGCTTGCAACTGGAGCCGACCAACCTTCGTCTGGTGGTTCCCGTTTGTTGGGTGTTCTCACTGTTGGCAAGCAAACGCGTGCGTTGTTCTCCTTTGGGATGAGTCGTGGTGAGATCTGTGTTGGTCCCCGCGGGCGATGTTCTCAGGATCAGCCCCTCGTTTTGCCTGAGGGTTGGTCGGTGTTGAACATTGATGGTCAAAAAGGGTGTATTCAGTTGGCTGAGAATGGAAAAGCTCAAGACTTGCTCTGTATCGCTTGAGTGCAGGCCTCCACTAATCCCTCAAGGTCGTGCGGGTCGGCTTCAGCATCCACTCGGCCGAAGTGCTCACGGCAGCTTCGGCTGGTTTGAGGACCGATCGACACCACGGCCACTCCGTTCAAATGTTGCTTCCATTCGCTTCCGAAGCGCTTCTCCATGAGCTGGGCGGTATGCGTTGCGGTTTTACCGCTGGTGAAAGCGATCGCATCCACAGCACCATCGGCGAGGGCCGTTGCGGCTGGTTCTGCCATGTGTTCTGGGCAGCGAGAGTCGTAGGCGGCAACCTCCACGACGCGCACCCCCGCTTCGCCGAAGGCATCTGCCAAGACCGTTCTGCCGCCCTGTTGAACCCTGGGCAGAAGCATGGTTAACCCCCAGCCGGATACAGGGAAATGATCAATCAAACTTTCAGCAACAAAGCTGGGAGGCACGAAATCGGCGGGGGCTCCTAGCTCCTCGAGAAGCCTTGCTGTTTTACGTCCAACGGCTGCAATTTTTAGGCCTCTCGGCAGCCGGCACAGGTTGCGCTGCTGTCGTTGAAGTCGTTGTTCAACGGCCAAAACACCATTGGCACTGGAAAACACCAGCCAATGAAAATTGTCGAGGTCTGCCAAGGCATCGTCTAGAGGCCCCCAGTGGTCTGGTGGAACGATCACCAGTGCTGGCAAGTCAAGAACGTTGGCCCCCTTGGCTTCCAGGAGTTCTTTGGCTTCTCCTTGCTGTTCGGCCGCGCGGGTGATGACCACGGTGCGGTGTTGCAATGGCTGGTCCGATCTCGAGGCGGGGAGGCTCACATCACCAGCTCCGCATCAAGTTTCACGATTCCTTGAACGTTGTCGCGCAGTTGGCGGGCCTCCTCGCTGCGACCTTGGGCCGCTAGGAGTTCTATCGCTTTGCGAAAACCGTTGCGGGCGGCTTCGATATCACCGCCGAGCAACCTGGCCACGGCATGGTTTTGATGGCATGCGGCGTTGTTGGGATCCAAGGCAAGGGAACGGCCATAGGCCTCGAGGGCCGAGGCGATCTCGCCTTTTTTGCGGAGCATTAAGCCGAGGTTGTACCAACCCAAGGCCACTTCCGGTGCCCGTTGCGTGGCGGTTTGCGTGAGTTGGATCGCCTCATCGAGTTGGTCTTGTTCCATCAATCGGGCTGCCAGGTTGAGGCGAGCACCAAGGGTGATGCGGGTATCAAGCGGGATATCTAGGGCTTGGCGATAGAAGGCAACGGCTTCGTCTGGGTCGGATTCGTTGAGCGCTAAACCGAGATGCAAGAGCAGTTCGTAACGCTCGCTGCTCTGGGCGGTTGCACCTTCAAGGCCTTGTCGCAACAGCGGGATGGCCTCAGACGCGCGGCCTTCGCTGATCAAGAGTCCCCCGAGCTTGGCGCTTGCGTAGGGATCCCCAGGGTGTCGTTTGAGGTCGTCCTCCATCGCTTCACGCAGCCGATCGGCTTTGTCGGAGCCAGAGAGAAGTTCGGGTCTGTAACCGTCATGAAGGATGGCGGGTTCGCTGCAATTCGCGATACGCCACTGAGGCTCAGACGTGATGAGCGCCTGAACGCTCTCATCGATCATCGAGTGATAAGGGCGACTCCACTGGATGCTGGGATGACGTCGAAACAACCGACTGACGCTGGAGTAAGGAGCCATGGCCGCCCCGATCTCATAGCGAAGCAGGTTGATAACCAATACATCGGGCTGGGCCATCAGGGCTTTTAAAGACGGAACCACTTCAGGCCGAAGTTGTTCATCCGCATCCAGCACCAGCACCCAATCGCCCGTGAGGAATTTCAGGGCATGGTTTCGGGCAGGGGCAAAATCCCCAGGCCATTCCATCTGCTCGACGCGGGCCCCAGCTTGTTCGGCGATCGCCACCGTGCCATCAATAGAACCGGTGTCCACCACGACCATTTCATCGGCGAACCCCTTCACGGAGGCCAAGCAGGTTGCCAGTCGTGCCTCCTCGTTGCGCACGATCATGGAAAGGCTGAGCATCAGTTAGGGCCCTTGGATCGGCCGAGGTTAAAGCGGTTAGTCGGTGAAATCAGCGTTACAAGCTGCGGTGTGTGAGCGGTTCAGCAGACTTTTCAGCACTTGTTGTTGTGCTTCAGGCATTTGTCCTGGGCTGTAAGCAGCTGGTATGTCGGGCTTCAGAACGGTTCTTAACTGCTCCCATAGGTAAGGGCTGCCGTAGACGACAAGACCAGCCAGCCGATGGAGCTTTTGGAGCTGCTGCACTGCTGCCGACCATGGCTCGATGCTGTCTTGCGTGCCGCGAAAAGGATTGCCCCGCATAAAGAGTTGCAGAAGCACCGGACCCTGCCCGAGGCGTTCCAAGGCAAGGGGGGAATCCTGGTCTGGCTGCCAAGGAGAGGGGCCTTGACTGTGGATCACCAGGCTCTTGAATCCTTGCCCCTCGGGTAGGCGAAGCGCAGGCGCTGTGCCACTGAGAACAGGGCAAGGAACGATGCCATCCACCCGAATCAGATTGATTCCTTGGCTGCAGTTGATGCCTGTGCTGGGTTGGAGATGAAGACAGGCAGCGACGAGCTCCTGTTCCAGTTGTCGTTCCGACTCAGATGGAAGTGGGGTGTCCTGTGCTGGGTTGAGTGGTTGGTGCTTGTCGATTCGCTTCAGCGCTTGCCGCCGCCGTTGTAGGGAGTCCTCTAAACGCTGCATGGGCAGCCGTCCGCTGCGAAAGGCATCGCATAAACCGTCGATCGCTGCATCGGCATCGGCGGGCATCAAGATCAGATCCGCTCCAGCCTCAAAGGCCAACACCGCGGCCTCAGCAGCGCCGTAGCGCTTGGTGATGGCTTCCATCACTAGGGCGTCGGTTACAACCAAGCCGTCAAAGTGCAAGTCGTGTCTCAACAGGTTGGTGAGCACAGTTGTTGAGAGCGTTGCGGGATGGTTTTGATCCAGCTCTGGGAGTAACAGGTGGGCTGTCATCACACTGTCGACCCCCGCAGCGATCACCTCCTGAAAGGGCGGGAGTTCAACCGCGGCCAATCTCTCCTTGCTGTGGGGAAGGACAGGTAGGTCTAAGTGGGAGTCGCTGCTGGTGTCTCCGTGGCCTGGGAAGTGTTTGGCACAACCCAGCACACCGGTTCGGCTGAGTCCGCGTTGGAATGCTGCAGCAAGTGTTCCGGCAGTGGCGGCATCTTCACCCCAAGCCCGCACATTGATTACCGGGTTGGCAGGGTTGTTGTTGACGTCGCAAACCGGTCCAAGTACCCAGTTCAGTCCGCACCGGCGCGCTTGGTCTCCAGTGCAACGGCCGTAGCGCTCGGCCAAGTCCAACGCCCGCTGAGGGTCGTTCTGGTACAACCGGCCGAGTGCTAACGGTGGGACGAGCCAGCTTGCTCCTTCAAAGCGTTGGCCAACGCCCTCTTCAACATCGGCACAGAGCAAGAGGGGTTGAGCACTCCATCGCCGCAACATTTCAGTTCGCTGCTGTAATTCCACAGCGCTTCCCCCCAAAAGGATCACGCCCCCGACGCCCCGATGCAGGAGACGTTCCAGGGTTGCGTTGTTGAGTTCCCAGCGCGGGTAGCGACGTTGTGGATCGGAGAGGTGGCCACTGGCTCGGACCACGATTAGCTCGGCAATCTTTTGCGCTAGTCGATCAATCGGGCTGCAGCTCATCGCTTCCCGGGGGGATTTCGCCGCGTTCTTGGCGTTGATCTTCGAGTTGGTTTAGGAGCCCAAGCACGGACGTTCCCTTCTCTAGGCCTCGATCCAATTGAAACTTCACCTCGGGTGCGCGACGCATTTGTAGACGACGCCCCAGTTCACCTCTCAGGAAACCACTAGCGGCTTCGAGCCCTTCCATCACTTCATTTTGGTCGTTGGGTTCACCAAAAATGCTCACAAAAATCTTGCAGTGTTGAAGATCCCCAGCCACTTCAACCGATGTGATGCTCACCATGCCCTTGTGCACCCGTTCATCGCGGATGCCATTGATCAGTAGTTCGCTGGTTTCTTTGCGGATCAGGGCTGCGACCCGCTCTACCCGTCGCCCCTGAGCCATTACGCCATCGGTACTCCATTCACCATGGCACGGAGCACGAACGAGAGGCTGATGAAACCACTGATGAGGGCTCCGATCATGGCCACCGCCGTCACCGGATTGCTACGTCTCTGGGCGAGGGGTTCAGCTACGGAGTTCATCACCCCGAGCGTGAAGGTCACCAAATAACGCGGATAACGGGTGACATTGAGGAAAAACTCCCGCATGGTGCTGGCGAGCTCTGGTTTCTGATAGCTACTCTGCCGGGCTTATGGGACCTTCGGTGATGATGGAACTGCACCAATTTCGCCATTCCGCTTTCTGCCTGAAGGTTCGGATGGTGCTACAGGCCAAAGGGCTCAGCTACCGGACGGTTGATGTCACGCCGGGGATCGGCCAGGTCGCAGTCTTCCGAATGTCTGGCCAGCGCCAGGTTCCTGTCCTGGTGGATGGCGACATTGTCTTGGCCGATTCGTCTGCGATTGCTCGGCACCTTGAACAACGAGAACCCAGTCCAGCACTAATACCTGGCGACGTGCGTGAGGCGGCTCAGGTGCAACTGATTGAGGATTGGGCCGATACAACATTGGCCGCAGCTGGACGCTCTGCCCTCGTTCAGGCGGCGGCCATGGATCCATCTCTGCGTGTTGCACTACTCCCCGATGATCTCCCTGATCCGGTGCGCACGGTGATGGGTGCGATCCCCGGTGGCTGGGTCGGCAGCGTTACTGAGTTGGTGAATCAGAACGAGCGTGCGGATTTGCTCACCAGCCTTGAGCAGTTGTCTGCATCCGTTCAACAAAGTCCCTGGCTTGTGGGAGATGAAATGTCCATGGCCGACTTATCTGTGGCCGCTCAACTGTCGCTGTTGTGTTTCCCCTCCTCTGCGGGTGCAGCATTGGCAGGGAAAGGGGTGCCTGGCTTGAGTGATCACCCCAAACTTCAGCCCCTCTTCCAGTGGCGAGATCAACTCGAGCTCAAGTTGATGGAGCGGACGCTGGAAGAGGTGTGAACCGCAGCTGGTAGTGGTGGCTGGCCTTGATGGTGTCGCGCAAATTTTCTCCTGGTGGGGGGAATATCCCTTGCCACTGCTCGGCACAGATGTCTAAACCGCAGCGTTGATATCGGCTCAAGGTTTCCACCTGACTCAATCTTGGTGGCCCGGGTGCGTGGAGGATTTGGAGAACTAACTCATCGGCTAAAAACGTGTCGGCATTGGGAGATAGCTGCCGCCTGCCAGTCACGGTGGTTTCCAACCTTCGATCACCTGTTAGCTGTGCCATCTGACGATTGGATGACCTGGGGTCGTCTTCGACCCGCAGCAGCTGTTCACCGAGTAGGGCGCGACCGATGGCATTGGCATTGAAGGCGCGATCCCCTACAAGTCTGTTTTGGTTGTCGGAAATGAAGCGCGCTTCGTGGCTGAGGGCGGGTTGGTCAAGGGCGTCGAGGTCGACACTTTCCACCTGCCATCGGCCCTGGAACCATTGCGGATAGATCAGGTCATCACGGCTGGAGGGGCGGCTGAGAGGTGCCGGCAACGTCCAGTTAGGCCAAAGCTCAAGCCTTTGCTCCAAAGGCGACGCCCATGCGGGGGATCCACCGAGCAGGATGGAGAACCCGATCAGAAGCGCAAGCAAGTTACGGCCCATGTCTGATCCCTTGATTCGTGCTTGTGATGATTACGTGGTGTTGGAACCGGGCAAGCCAGAACAGCTGCTCGATGTCCCAAATACCCTGGCATGGCTGAGTCGCTGGTTGCAGACGATGGATCAGTTGCCAGCCGACTTGGCTGGTTTGTCGAGTGTGGAGGCTGCTGCCCAGCGATTGCTCGACACAGCCTGTGATTTGGAGCTCAGTCCGGGAGTTTCGATTCAGTGGTTTGCGGTGCGCTTGGAGCCACCCTCAACGCTCTGAGATCAAGGCTCCATCAACGCTCGCGTTGTTCGGTTGGATCTTTGATGAGCGTCGGAAGGAGTTGCAGGATGCCATCCGCGACGGCATCCGGTGATTCGTCCTTGATCACCACCGTGAGATCCGCTTCGCCGTAAAGAGGCCGTCTTTCCTGGAGGAGGGTGTCTAAGGCTGCTTCGGGGTTTGGTTGTTGCAGCAGCGGTCTTTGGGTTGAGTCGTCCCGCAGGCGTTCGATGAGCTGGGCCCGATTCACATCAAGCCAAACCACGATGCCGCTGTGCAGTTGTCCCCAGTTTTCTGGTTTGGTTACCACTCCACCGCCTGTGGCCACCACCAGGGAATGGCGCTGACTGATCGCATTAAGCACTTGGCTTTCGATGGAGCGGAAGCCTGCTTCCCCATCCCGTTCAAAAATTTCTGGAATCGTGCAGCCGGCCACCTGTTCGATCACAGCATCGGCATCGACAAAGCCATACCCCAGTCGTTTCGCAAGGGGGCGTCCAGTACTCGTTTTTCCACTCCCCATCATTCCGATGAGGTAGATGCTGCGTCCGCTTAAGCGCTCTTTGAGGGAAAGAATGGGATCTGTCATCGCTCGAAATTGCCGCTAGCTCATTAGGATGCTCCTCGGCCGGAATGTCACATGACTGAAACGAAGTCGATTGCCCGGCATGGCCAAGGCCGTTCCTGCGTGATCACACGTCGGGCCTGCTTCAGTGCCAGCCATCGCTACTGGTTGCCAGAGCTGTCAGCAGACGACAATGCTGCTCGATTTGGTCCTTGTAGTTTCGCGCCAGGTCATGGTCACAACTATGAGCTGATCGTTTCGATGGCGGGCGATCTTGATGCCGATGGCATGGTGTTGAACCTCTCCGAGGTGAAGCACGCGATCCGCTCCGAGGTCACAGGGCAGCTCGACTTTCGCTTTTTAAACGAAGCTTGGCCGGAGTTTGATGTGTCGAGTTCGGAGGGTTGCCTCCCCACCACTGAGGCACTGGTTCGAACGATTTGGCATCGTCTTCGTTCCCACCTTCCAATTACGGCTTTACGCCTCTACGAACAACCGGGCCTCTGGGCCGACTATCTCGGAGATTCCATGGATGCATTCCTCACCATTCGTACCCACTTCGCAGCAGCGCACCGTCTGGCCCGTCCGGAGTTGAGTCAGGAAGAAAACGAGCAGATCTACGGCAAGTGCGCTCGGCCCCATGGCCATGGGCACAACTATTTGGTGGACATCACGGTCCGTGGGGCTATCGACCCCCGCACCGGAATGGTTTGCGATTTGTCGGCCCTGCAACGGTTGGTCGATGATCTTGTTGTTGAGCCGTTTGATCACACCTTTTTGAACAAGGATGTGCCGTTTTTTGCTGAGTGCGTCCCCACCGCAGAAAACATTGCTCTCCACATTGCTGATCGCCTCTCCAGTCCGATTAAGGCCATTGGAGCTCAGCTGCATAAGGTGCGCCTCCAGGAGAGTCCGAATAACGCAGCCGAGGTGTATGCGGAAGTGCCACAGCTAGAAATGCTTCCGGCATCGATGGATGCCGTTGCAGCCATCTGACGACTGCGCTGCTCCAGCGCTCGAGCGGCCTGAAACACGGCTTGTTTTGGCTATTTCGCTAGACGGTCGTTTGGCGCCTGCTGAGGGTGGTGCAGCCCAATTGGGAGGGAAGGGAGATCGTCGTGTTCTTGACACAGCACTGGCCTGGGCTGACGCCTGTTTGATGGGTGCAGGGACGTTACGGGCCCACCAAAGCACTTGTTTAATCCGGGATCGGGCCTTGCTTCAACAACGCGTCGATCAAGGTCGATCCGCCCAGCCCACGGCGGTGGTGGTGAGTCGATCTGATGCGTTCCCCCTGCAGTGGCAATTTTTTCGGCAGCCTTTGGAGCGATGGTTGTTGGCACCGAAAGCTCCCGCTGAAGGTTTTGATCGCTGGATTCCGTTAGGCCACTCTTGGCCCGAGCGCCTTGAAGCTCTGTATGCCTGTGGGGTGCGACGCCTCGCGCTGTTGGGGGGTGCGTCTTTGGCGGCGGAAGTGCTGCAAGCTGATTGCGTAGATGCCCTTCAGCTCACACTGGTGCCGACATTGCTTGGCGGGCCACACACATGGCTGCCTGTTGATGCGAAACCACTCCCACTTTCAATGCTGGGAGCTGGGGCCTGGAGCTGCGATGGGCTCGAAGACTTGGGTGAGGGTGAAATGGTGCTCCGCTACCGAAGGCAACGAGTGCATTAGTGCATCCTTGATTGGCTTTCCTTCGAGCTTCCCTCGGATGTGGGCAGAGTTCGGGATGATGATTAATGTGAGAGTAGAGCTAGTAAAGTTATCTTTTGATGGGAAAGAAAAACAAAAAAAGAAAACTTAGGGGCACGTCTGGCTCGGATGAGCTCACAGGTTTAATTAGCAATCAGCGTATTTATGGACTCGCCGGAGATGATATTATTTCTACTGTGGAAGGTAAATTTAAGGTTTGGGGCGGTAAGGGCCGCGATACTTTTGTCACCCTCAATGGAGGGGATGGGTATTTGCAGGTGATGGACTTTGAGGTGGGAGATAAGATTCAATTTTGTGGATGTGCATCTACTCGTATTGAGCAGAAGGGAAGAAATGCATTGATCGTAAAGTCCAACGATGTGAAAGCAGTTTTGAGGGGGGTTGATGCCGATGAGCTTCACCTTGATTTCACCCAGGGTTTGATTGCGTTTGCAGCGGACTCCTGACTTGATTGGAGCTGGGAGCCTTAGCTCGGTCTCTTTCGTTAGCGTTAATCAATTCGGATGGCGGGGGTTACACCTATGACCTCTCTCACTGCGCGCTGGCACCGTTCCGTTGCTGAGATCTCTCCACAGCAATGGGTTGAGATGATCGGGAAAGATTCCTTGCCCTTTTATCAATGGGAATGGCTTAATGCCCTCGAAAGTTCAGGAAGCACAATTCCTGATCAGGGTTGGCAACCGCTTCACCTCGCCCTATGGCGCGACGAAACGCCCATCGCTGTAGCCCCTTTATTTGTAAAGGGGCATAGCTATGGCGAATTTGTTTTTGATCAGGCCTTCGCTCGATTGGCAGCAGATCTTGGTTTGCGCTACTACCCCAAGCTTTTGGGCATGAGCCCGGTGAGCCCGGTTACGGGCTACCGATTTCATATGCTTCCTGGGGAAGATGAGGTTCAGCTAACGATAGTGTTGTTGCAAACAATCGATCGTTTTTGTGAAAATAATGGGATATTGAGTTGTAATTTTCTATATGTCGATCCTTCTTGGCGCCCTTTAGCTGAGGCGGCAGGTTGTGCGGTTTGGCTGAATCAGCAGAGTCTTTGGAGCCGTGGTAATGATCAATCTTTTGACGATTACCTTCAGGGTTTTAACGCTAATCAACGCCGGAATATCAAGCGAGAGCGTAAGGCTGTTGCTAAAGCCGGTGTCATGGTGACGCCCCTCACTGGTGATCAGCTTGATGGTGAACTTTTAGAGATCATGTATCAATTTTATGAGCAGCATTGTTCTCAGTGGGGGCCATGGGGGAGTAAGTATTTGGAGCAGGGGTTTTTCGCCTCGTTAGCTGACCAATATCGCGAAAATATTGTGTTGTTTTCGGCTCATCGAGGCGATCCCCGTGATCCCGTAGCGATGTCGCTCTGCGTGCGTGATGCCACCCGACTATGGGGCCGATATTGGGGGACGCACGAGCAAATTGACTGCTTGCATTTCGAGGTTTGTTATTACGCTCCAATCGAATGGGCTCTTCAGCAGGGGATCAAATCATTTGATCCCGGCGCAGGTGGTAGTCACAAGCGGCGGCGTGGATTTGTGGCTCAGCCGCATGCCAGTTTGCACCGTTGGTATGAACCACAGATGGATGCATTGATTCGCGCTTGGTTGCCCAAGGTGAATGGCTTGATGTTGGAAGAAATCGATGCGATCAATGCCGAGCTGCCCTTCAAGGCAGAGTCCCCCACCTTGGGTTTGTAAATTCAATCCATGGCGAAGCTTTCCGACGTTGTTCCGCGATCCGAAGCTCGTGAAGAGCTGGATGAGCGTTTGTCGCAGCGATTCATTGCCCTCGATCCCAAGGGCTACTTCTTGATCAAGGTGGACTCTGGCTCAGCGGAGCTGGTGCTGGAGCATTACGGCAACACCATCGACGACAAGGGGCTCGCCCATGATCCTGAGACAGGGGAAGTGTTGAGTTGCAAGGGCGGTAATGGACCAAGGCAACCGTCCGCTGTCTATCGAGGTTCGACTGCGAAACAAGTCGGAATCCAGCTCACTGAAGGTGATGGCCCCCATCCGCTGAGCTGTCTGGATCACGCTTTGTACTTAGGGCGTGAGCTTCAGAAAGCGGAGGCTTGCCTTAATGAGGGCACGGCATACGTTCAAGATTGAACGGTGTCTGTTCCATCCTGAACCTTTTTTCGAGGTTCGGCTGTCATGGATCTCTGCTGTGGACGAATTCCCCTCTCAGCGATTGAGGTTCGTCCGTGAGTTGTTCGTTGCGGGAGGTTGGCCAACGTCTGAGATACAAACGTCGCAATTTCACAAAGCCTGTCGGCTCTGTCCCTTCAGCTACTGAATCTCTGATCTAATAGTGAGGACTTCCTTATTTGCTCATGGGCGTTGGTATCTA
The DNA window shown above is from Synechococcus sp. CC9902 and carries:
- a CDS encoding GNAT family N-acetyltransferase, which gives rise to MTSLTARWHRSVAEISPQQWVEMIGKDSLPFYQWEWLNALESSGSTIPDQGWQPLHLALWRDETPIAVAPLFVKGHSYGEFVFDQAFARLAADLGLRYYPKLLGMSPVSPVTGYRFHMLPGEDEVQLTIVLLQTIDRFCENNGILSCNFLYVDPSWRPLAEAAGCAVWLNQQSLWSRGNDQSFDDYLQGFNANQRRNIKRERKAVAKAGVMVTPLTGDQLDGELLEIMYQFYEQHCSQWGPWGSKYLEQGFFASLADQYRENIVLFSAHRGDPRDPVAMSLCVRDATRLWGRYWGTHEQIDCLHFEVCYYAPIEWALQQGIKSFDPGAGGSHKRRRGFVAQPHASLHRWYEPQMDALIRAWLPKVNGLMLEEIDAINAELPFKAESPTLGL
- a CDS encoding RibD family protein produces the protein MPLQPSDDCAAPALERPETRLVLAISLDGRLAPAEGGAAQLGGKGDRRVLDTALAWADACLMGAGTLRAHQSTCLIRDRALLQQRVDQGRSAQPTAVVVSRSDAFPLQWQFFRQPLERWLLAPKAPAEGFDRWIPLGHSWPERLEALYACGVRRLALLGGASLAAEVLQADCVDALQLTLVPTLLGGPHTWLPVDAKPLPLSMLGAGAWSCDGLEDLGEGEMVLRYRRQRVH
- a CDS encoding shikimate kinase, with protein sequence MTDPILSLKERLSGRSIYLIGMMGSGKTSTGRPLAKRLGYGFVDADAVIEQVAGCTIPEIFERDGEAGFRSIESQVLNAISQRHSLVVATGGGVVTKPENWGQLHSGIVVWLDVNRAQLIERLRDDSTQRPLLQQPNPEAALDTLLQERRPLYGEADLTVVIKDESPDAVADGILQLLPTLIKDPTEQRER
- a CDS encoding DUF4346 domain-containing protein, which translates into the protein MAKLSDVVPRSEAREELDERLSQRFIALDPKGYFLIKVDSGSAELVLEHYGNTIDDKGLAHDPETGEVLSCKGGNGPRQPSAVYRGSTAKQVGIQLTEGDGPHPLSCLDHALYLGRELQKAEACLNEGTAYVQD
- a CDS encoding 6-carboxytetrahydropterin synthase; translated protein: MTETKSIARHGQGRSCVITRRACFSASHRYWLPELSADDNAARFGPCSFAPGHGHNYELIVSMAGDLDADGMVLNLSEVKHAIRSEVTGQLDFRFLNEAWPEFDVSSSEGCLPTTEALVRTIWHRLRSHLPITALRLYEQPGLWADYLGDSMDAFLTIRTHFAAAHRLARPELSQEENEQIYGKCARPHGHGHNYLVDITVRGAIDPRTGMVCDLSALQRLVDDLVVEPFDHTFLNKDVPFFAECVPTAENIALHIADRLSSPIKAIGAQLHKVRLQESPNNAAEVYAEVPQLEMLPASMDAVAAI
- a CDS encoding chlororespiratory reduction protein 7 → MSDPLIRACDDYVVLEPGKPEQLLDVPNTLAWLSRWLQTMDQLPADLAGLSSVEAAAQRLLDTACDLELSPGVSIQWFAVRLEPPSTL